aaacAGTCTTTCATGGAAGTGGATGGGTGTGAGGGGCAGAAGAAAAGAAGGTTGGCTCCTTCGAAGAGCAAAACGAATTTACCAATGGTGGAGGCTGAGTGTCAGCCCCGCCAAAAGCAATGAATCTCCTATGTTGGAACTGttgggggcttgggaacctccAGACAGAACAAGAGCTTGGGGATTTGATCCGGGCACAAGATCCCTCAGTCGTGTTCTTAGCCGAAACATGGCTTGATAAAGCAAGGCTAGAAGAGATACGTGTTAAGTTGAAACTTGGTGGTATGATCGAAGTATGTCGGGAAACAAGAGGAGGAGgtattgtaattttttggaaaaaggaTGTCGATTTTTCTTTAGGCACCTTTTCTCCTAACCATATCGATGGCATtttgaacaaaggaaagaaggatgaATGGAGGTTTACGGGGTTTTATGGGGAGCCAGAAACACAGAATCATCATATATCATGGACTTGCCTACGGAGACTAAAGAATAGGAATGCGATCCCTTGGTTGTGTGTAggtgatttcaatgaaattacaCGCAGTCatgaaaaaaaaggaggaagattGAGGCCTGAAAGACAAATGGGTGATTTTAGGGATGTCCTTGATGAGTGTGGGTTCTGAGATCTTGGTTTTGTGGGAGGAAAATACACATGGTGTAATGGCCATCCGGTTGGTTTCACTATTTGGGAAAGACTAGATAGAGCGGTAGCAACGATGGAGTGGATTGAAAAATTTCCTGCCACTAAAGTGATGCACTTGGAGTGTGGCTCATCGGACCATAAACCTATTCTTATTTGTTTGAATGGGATACCAAAAATCCGACAAAAACCATGGCGGTTTGAACACATGTGGATgggggaagaaggatgcaaggACGTAGTTGAAGAAGCATGGGTACACGAAACCACTGGGCATGCCATGGCTCGGGTTGAAGGCAAAATAGGACGCTGTCAATCCAAACTGACATGGTGGAGTAGGCTGGCTATTGGAAATATAACTCGgcaattaaaggaaaaaaaggtgCAGCTACGTAAGGCTGAAGATGCCGCTATTGTTGGGAAATCCATGAGTAGGGTATTTCGGCTTAAGAGGGAGATCAATGATCTTCTATCTAAGGAGGAAAAAATGTGGCGGCAAAGA
This DNA window, taken from Quercus robur chromosome 2, dhQueRobu3.1, whole genome shotgun sequence, encodes the following:
- the LOC126699744 gene encoding uncharacterized protein LOC126699744; this translates as MEWIEKFPATKVMHLECGSSDHKPILICLNGIPKIRQKPWRFEHMWMGEEGCKDVVEEAWVHETTGHAMARVEGKIGRCQSKLTWWSRLAIGNITRQLKEKKVQLRKAEDAAIVGKSMSRVFRLKREINDLLSKEEKMWRQRSRTLWLHEGDGNTRFFHSQATHRYRRNKIEVIENLVGERCEEEGEIANILIEHQFIYLILSGFD